A genomic window from Balaenoptera acutorostrata chromosome 20, mBalAcu1.1, whole genome shotgun sequence includes:
- the HEATR9 gene encoding protein HEATR9, with amino-acid sequence MAYEKSVTISDINRSMFKCPWLEYPERTKELRRATAPVLLPLSCHQMPKEEFPPSPECWRQHPSKPNSVPYCYSTQPEIYTHWHALYNQRKEREAQKILWKMRDRPRFLKEGTLIQKLHLPMSKLIVKPQMESKPLDPAGDPLKWQRLKELTESLKSPREDEQLYAAQALGCLGVRDKFIMEALWQVAQTGPEKVKYEACQTLAILGCLNKHVIQALIKQLKGQNEEQRMDTLTALRVSLNSWAAVPKDQRTQVEDGEKLVPVLQMLIKKSGNKAAVEAALCLGFLRPCSSTAREYLLHCLHQGPKTQQMQALSMLVKIMGVHSATVIRTILDQLCYSSVLEHRFEASQMLKTIGLEQIQAQGLEGLTFDLLRRKTYNEPFFAMRQAVAETVEELKMKPSMMNLVEAQLMSSNATARQEAVISLGALGIRSPQVFHLVLDMLDVEKSPSVKKSLQETLILWASIDPWIQNKLKNKVLFVSEVAKTSMNVEITRFRKEPEKPEELNIQDFQLAQLNPLFLTKSSATSDQQKKLNAQKGSGTSAFPSCFSEAQKHKSQATGSWPRGIRKQLRILAETSN; translated from the exons ATGCCAAAGGAAGAGTTTCCCCCAAGTCCGGAGTGCTGGAGGCAGCACCCAAGCAAGCCAAACTCCGTACCTTACTGCTACTCCACGCAGCCTGAGATCTACACGCACTGGCACGCCCTGTATAATCAGCGAAAGGAACGGGAGGCCCAGAAGATACTGTGGAAAATGAGAGATCGCCCTAG GTTCCTCAAAGAGGGTACCCTCATCCAAAAACTCCATCTCCCAATGAGCAAGCTGATTGTAAAGCCTCAGATGGAATCCAAGCCCTTAGACCCTGCTGGGGACCCCCTGAAGTGGCAAAGATTAAAG GAACTCACAGAAAGCCTGAAATCTCCCAGAGAGGATGAGCAACTCTATGCAGCACAG GCTCTGGGGTGCCTGGGCGTCAGAGACAAGTTCATCATGGAAGCACTATGGCAGGTG GCCCAAACTGGCCCAGAGAAAGTGAAGTATGAGGCCTGTCAAACCCTGGCCATCCTGG GTTGCCTGAATAAGCATGTGATCCAAGCTCTCATCAAGCAGTTGAAGGGGCAAAATGAGGAGCAAAGGATGGATACTCTGACAGCGCTACGTGTGTCTCTGAACTCCTGGGCTGCTGTCCCCAAAGACCAG AGGACTCAGGTCGAGGATGGAGAGAAGCTGGTGCCTGTGCTGCAGATGCTGATAAAGAAGTCAGGGAACAAGGCAGCAGTGGAGGCGGCCCTGTGCTTGGGGTTCCTGAGGCCCTGTAGCAGCACAGCCCGAGAGTACTTGCTGCACTGCCTGCACCAAGGGCCAAAGACCCAGCAGATGCAG GCACTCAGTATGCTGGTCAAGATAATGGGTGTGCACTCAGCCACGGTCATCAGGACCATCCTAGACCAGCTGTGCTATTCCAGTGTCCTTGAG caCCGTTTTGAAGCCAGCCAGATGCTCAAGACCATTGGGCTGGAACAGATCCAGGCACAGGGCCTGGAAGGACTCACATTTGACCTGCTCAGGAGGAAGACGTATAATGAACCCTTCTTT GCTATGAGGCAGGCTGTTGCTGAAACTGTGGAAGAGCTCAAGATGAAGCCCTCAATGATGAACTTGGTGGAGGC GCAACTGATGAGCTCAAATGCCACTGCACGCCAGGAAGCAGTCATCTCTTTG ggCGCCCTGGGGATCCGCAGCCCACAAGTGTTCCACTTGGTCCTAGACATGCTGGATGTGGAAAAGAGCCCGTCTGTGAAGAAAAGT CTACAAGAAACATTAATTCTTTGGGCCTCGATTGATCCCTGGATCCAAAACAAGCTGAAGAACAAGGTTCTCTTTGTATCTGAAGTGGCTAAGACCAGCATGAACGTAGAGATCACGAGGTTCCGGAAAGAGCCTGAGAAACCAGAAGAGTTAAATATCCAAGACTTTCAACTTGCACAGCTGAACCCCTTGTTTCTTACAAAGTCCAGTGCCACGTCAGACCAACAGAAGAAGTTAAATGCCCAGAAAGGGTCTGGTACCTCTGCCTTTCCATCCTGTTTCTCTGAAGCACAAAAACACAAGTCACAGGCCACAGGGTCCTGGCCACGAGGGATCAGGAAACAGCTCCGGATCCTTGCTGAGACCTCCAATTAG